From the genome of Alicyclobacillus sp. SO9:
TAAAGGAGGCAGCAAAAGTTGACGGGGCAGGAGGATGGCGTGTCTTTACGTCCGTGACTTTGCCTTCATTGTCGCCGAGCATCTTCTTTGCGGTTGTTGTGTGCATTATTCAGTCGTTGCAGACCTTCGATCAAGTTTATATCATGACGAACGGCGGTCCCGACGGCTCGACAACGACACTTGTGTACTACATTTTCCGGCAGGGATTCGGGATGTACAACATAGGTCCTGCTACAGCCGCATCCGTAATTCTTCTCGTCATACTGGCGGTATTAACGTTTATTCAGCTCCGCGTCAGTCAGAGATGGGTGGTGGAAGCATGACAACTGTGACGCCTTTTAAAAAGTTTTTCGGACATGCTGTGTTAATCGTAGCAAGTCTTCTGGTACTGCTTCCCGTCTATTGGATGGCGGTGAGTGCTGTTGAACCCAATGCGGATATTTTGTCGAGCACGATTCATTGGATTCCAACGCATTTCCAGCCGGGGAATTTTAGTAAAGCGCTTCATGCGCAGCCCTTCGGCCGGTTCTTTCTAAACAGCTTTGTGATGAGTACGATGATTGTTGTTCTGCAGGTCATTACTTCCAGCCTGGCTGCCTATGCGCTGGTATTTATACCGATGAAGCGCAAACGGAGTTGGTTCTTCTCCATTCTTTTGGCCATGATGGTACCCATGCAGGCAACTTTCATACCCGTTTATCTCATCTTGAGCAGCGTGCATCTCATTAACACGTATTTGGGTCTCGTGTTGCCGTTTGCCGGCAGTGCATTTGGCATCTTTCTTCTCCGTCAGGGCTTTGTCTCTATTCCAAAAGACCTAGTCCATGCAGCCAGAATTGACGGTGCATCGGAATGGAAAATCCTTCGTTCCATTGTTCTGCCAAATGCCAAACCAATGATTCTCACATTGATACTGTTGAACTTTGTGTTCCATTATAATGACCTCTTTTGGCCGCTGATTTCCACCAGCACGACAAACATGCGAGTCGTACCCGTTGCTCTGTCCTATTTCTTAAGTCAGGAAGCCGGGCAAACACTCCAGTGGAATCTGTTGATGGCTGCAGACCTTGTCACCATTATTCCTGTACTTGCGTTGTTCCTTGCAGGTCAGCGTTACATGATAAAGGGCATCATGGGCAGTGCAATTAAGGGTTAATTCGGTTGGACAAACCGAGTTCGTGTACGACTTCAGAGGCAACACGCAATTGTTCATCTATAAATGGTTGCAAACCACATCGCGCAAAGCGCAAGGAGGAAAAGAACTTGAAAAGAAGTTACCTAAAGATTGGTACAGTTGCATTGGCGACTGTTGGTGCTTTGGCCGCTGCAGGTTGCGGGACAGCTTCCGGAGGGAACAACTCGACTACCGGCAACACATCCAGTGCCGGCGGTTCATCTGGTAAGGTTGTTAACATTACTTTCTGGTACGGTATTGGCAACAAGCTTAGTGATGATGTTCAAAAAATGGTAAAACAGTTTAATGCAGCGCATCCTGATATCCATGTTACAGCCACATACCAGGGAAGCTATTCAGGCGGCGGCCCGGAGCAACAGAAACTGCTGGCGGCTTTAGCCTCTGGCAATCCGCCAGACCTTGCACAGATTGAAGTTAACTCAATGGGTGTTTTTGCGAACTCGGGCAAACTGATGGACCTAACCAGCTTTATGAACCAAAGCTCCGTCGATAAGCCGAGCAACTTCCTGAATGGGATGTTGGTGAGCACAAAATGGGACGGAAAGTACTATGGAGTCCCGTTAAACCGCAGTGTGCCAGTACTCTTCTACAACGAAACCATGTTTAAAAAGGCTGGAATCACAAACCCGCCGAAAACATGGAACGACGTAATTACCGATGCGAAGAAACTCACCAAGGGGTCGGGGAGCTCTAAAGTCTACGGCTATGGACCATTGGTAGACTGGTGGCCTTGGGAATCTATGGTATGGTCATCTGGCAGCAAGATTCTGTCCAGTGACGGGAAAACAGCAGCGTTCAACACGCCGGAACTCAATCATATTCTTAGCATGCAACAGTCTCTTGTGAAGAGTAAAGATGCCCTTGTTGAGACTGGCCCTCATTACTGGGACCTGATGACCCAGGACTTCATTAAAGGGAAAATCGCAATGGACATTGACTCCATTGGAGATGCTGCACAAGTGAAACAAGGCGTCGGTTCAAAGTTCAAATGGGGAACAGCGTACTTGCCTAGCGACAAAACGTTGAACGTTCCGCCCGGAGGCGGAGACATGGCTGTGATGAAGGGGATTTCGTCAGCTCATGCCAAAGCCGCAGAAAAGTTCATTGAGTGGTGGACTTCGCCAAAACAGACCTTGGAATGGTCCAAAATGACGGGATACCTTCCGGTACAAAAGGCTGCGGTGCAGAAGGCTTCTTATCAAACCTATCTGAAAAACAATCCTCAGTTCAAAACGGCCATCGAGGAACTGAAATACCAGAAGGCTGCGCCCGCTTCATCTCATCTGCTGGCCGTCCTTAAGTATGCGCAACAATCGCTGCAGGGCATATTCGATGAAGGCAAGCCAGTGCAATCAGAAATGAAGAAAGCAGCTGACCAAGCCAACAGTGTTCTCGGAGGCTGATTTAGTTAGCAGAATTCACTAATTGAAAAGGATTGACCATTAGAATCGGGGGAGTTCCCCCGATTCTTAATGATCAGTCCTTTTGTGGAATTGACGGAGAATTCAGATGGACTAGTCCTAAATCATCTCTTCAGATTTTTTCGTTGAGTGTATGGTTAAGACAAGCGTCGTCACCCCTGCTTGCGACGGATTCTGGAGCAGTTTTGAGAGCGGTTGAGGGAGGGATAGTGGTGGAGCAAATATCGCGAGAAAAGTATACCCAGCTTGAGTTAAGTCCTGATGACACCATCTGCTGTACTGACCCTGAACACTTTTCTTTTCAGTCGACTGAGGAACTCCCCGGCATACAAGACAGTATTATTGGTCAGCCCCGTGCTGTCCGGGCGTTGGATTTTGGACTAAGCATACGTGCACCCGGATACAATTTATTTGTTTCTGGTCCTGTAGGGACAGGCAAGACTACCTATACGATGCAAGTACTGCAGAAAAGTGCATGCACGGACCCGGCTCCTGACGATTGGTGCTATGTTTTTAACTTCTTATCTCAAGATGAGCCTCTCGCGCTCAGGTTACCGGCAGGCGACGGTATACGGTTTCGAACCGCAATGACCACCTTAACTTCGGAAGTAGAGCAGTCTCTGATGAGGCAGTTCGACAGTGAAGAGTACGCACAGGAAAGCGCACAACAGCTTAAGTCGTTTAACGATCGGGCTGAAAAATTATGGACCGCATTGCAAGTGGAAGCGCAACAATACGGCATGGTGCTGCAGCGCACTTCCACTGGTTTTGTTACCTTACCGTTGGACAGTGAAGGGAAACCCATTTCCAGTGAGAGACTTGCTGCTATGGATGCAGATTACAGGGCAGAGGTTCGAACCCGGAGAAAACCCCTTGAGGACATGTTTGATGAAACACAACGGCAAATCAAAGGTTTGCAAAAGGAAGCGCGCGTTGCGCAGCAGGCTTTGGATGAAAGAACAGCTGCCTATGCCATTGAACATCTCTTCGATGAACTTCGCAAGAATTTCCCGACTGATAAGGTAAACCAGTATCTAACACTGTTGGAGCGCGATATTGTCGAGAACCATTCTTATTTTCATTCTAATTTAGATGCCGAACAATCTATTCATTTATCTCCTGGACCCAACCAGGACTTAAAGCACCGATATCAAGTCAATGTGCTGGTAAGTCATGAGAAGCACAGCGGCGTACCAGTTGTGTTGGAAAGTAACCCTACCTACTTCAACTTGTTTGGAAAAATAGA
Proteins encoded in this window:
- a CDS encoding carbohydrate ABC transporter permease; this encodes MTTVTPFKKFFGHAVLIVASLLVLLPVYWMAVSAVEPNADILSSTIHWIPTHFQPGNFSKALHAQPFGRFFLNSFVMSTMIVVLQVITSSLAAYALVFIPMKRKRSWFFSILLAMMVPMQATFIPVYLILSSVHLINTYLGLVLPFAGSAFGIFLLRQGFVSIPKDLVHAARIDGASEWKILRSIVLPNAKPMILTLILLNFVFHYNDLFWPLISTSTTNMRVVPVALSYFLSQEAGQTLQWNLLMAADLVTIIPVLALFLAGQRYMIKGIMGSAIKG
- a CDS encoding ABC transporter substrate-binding protein, with amino-acid sequence MKRSYLKIGTVALATVGALAAAGCGTASGGNNSTTGNTSSAGGSSGKVVNITFWYGIGNKLSDDVQKMVKQFNAAHPDIHVTATYQGSYSGGGPEQQKLLAALASGNPPDLAQIEVNSMGVFANSGKLMDLTSFMNQSSVDKPSNFLNGMLVSTKWDGKYYGVPLNRSVPVLFYNETMFKKAGITNPPKTWNDVITDAKKLTKGSGSSKVYGYGPLVDWWPWESMVWSSGSKILSSDGKTAAFNTPELNHILSMQQSLVKSKDALVETGPHYWDLMTQDFIKGKIAMDIDSIGDAAQVKQGVGSKFKWGTAYLPSDKTLNVPPGGGDMAVMKGISSAHAKAAEKFIEWWTSPKQTLEWSKMTGYLPVQKAAVQKASYQTYLKNNPQFKTAIEELKYQKAAPASSHLLAVLKYAQQSLQGIFDEGKPVQSEMKKAADQANSVLGG